A genomic segment from uncultured Alistipes sp. encodes:
- a CDS encoding DUF6361 family protein, producing MKLGYIHSNREEQTRVMQVLKMTSESVALDELGIGRIRDAFSDRMFPGISTLQKHIKYFSLMPQLYRKATEKRYNRISEVKTEIIRLERIMTKNLCEGSTDTRGIIGSEVINKPGNNYVKYDPAYIYNTGLLTFGILRSPQLYELIYSTSNALHNAPTAVRTDDEDTNNDADDRLGLFQFCSFPNVDYDFTQKCSLDLTVEDKDFIVGHILNAKACQGTLLRYIVDNPDFAITDRFEQIPYRQLPQEIGELQDLARRFADFIYMVHIRYNYIYSQYQDEEMRVEFQEKLEEYRKSGTDIDKVLNAVNIREDSGKRFCEKVAEHLAANDIEEDGGLDQLIISRERNVKGNRRKIGNPAYVYDKKARIHYYKLTYRWDTVKIFVDELRKEAING from the coding sequence ATGAAATTAGGATATATACATAGCAACAGGGAAGAACAAACCCGGGTCATGCAGGTGCTGAAAATGACCTCGGAATCTGTAGCCCTCGACGAACTCGGCATTGGCCGTATTCGTGACGCTTTTTCAGACCGGATGTTCCCCGGAATATCCACCCTGCAGAAGCACATTAAATATTTCTCGCTCATGCCTCAACTCTACCGCAAGGCTACTGAAAAACGATATAACCGGATTTCAGAGGTGAAAACGGAAATTATACGGCTGGAGCGCATCATGACAAAGAATCTTTGTGAAGGCAGTACGGACACACGAGGAATTATAGGAAGCGAAGTTATTAATAAACCCGGGAACAACTACGTTAAATACGATCCTGCATACATCTACAATACAGGATTGCTCACTTTTGGAATCTTGCGCAGTCCGCAATTGTATGAACTTATTTACTCAACATCCAATGCACTACACAACGCCCCAACGGCAGTCAGGACGGATGACGAAGATACCAATAACGATGCTGATGACAGGTTAGGCCTGTTCCAGTTTTGTTCTTTCCCGAATGTGGATTATGATTTTACTCAAAAATGCTCCTTAGACCTGACCGTAGAGGACAAAGACTTCATTGTGGGTCACATACTAAATGCAAAAGCATGTCAAGGTACATTATTACGTTACATCGTAGATAATCCAGACTTTGCGATAACCGATAGATTTGAACAGATCCCATACCGCCAATTGCCACAGGAGATTGGAGAATTGCAAGACCTTGCCCGACGCTTTGCAGATTTTATATATATGGTGCACATTCGCTATAACTATATCTATTCGCAATACCAGGATGAAGAGATGCGAGTTGAATTTCAGGAGAAACTTGAAGAATACCGGAAAAGTGGGACCGATATAGACAAGGTATTGAATGCCGTAAACATACGGGAGGATAGCGGGAAAAGGTTCTGCGAAAAAGTTGCGGAACACCTTGCTGCCAATGATATTGAAGAAGATGGAGGTCTGGACCAACTGATTATCAGCCGAGAACGAAATGTAAAAGGGAATCGCAGGAAAATTGGAAATCCTGCATACGTTTACGACAAGAAAGCCCGCATACATTACTATAAACTCACGTACCGATGGGATACGGTGAAAATCTTTGTTGACGAATTAAGAAAGGAGGCTATCAATGGCTGA